A portion of the candidate division KSB1 bacterium genome contains these proteins:
- a CDS encoding YfhL family 4Fe-4S dicluster ferredoxin, with translation MRERRGRTTRRTPLMAMKITEECISCGACEPECPVSAISEGDEIYIIDAAVCVECKGHYDNPRCVEVCPVDCIVKA, from the coding sequence GTGCGAGAAAGGCGAGGCCGAACAACAAGGAGGACCCCTCTCATGGCGATGAAGATTACCGAAGAGTGCATCAGCTGTGGCGCCTGCGAACCGGAATGCCCAGTGAGCGCGATCAGCGAGGGCGATGAGATCTACATCATCGATGCAGCCGTGTGCGTGGAGTGCAAGGGTCACTATGACAACCCGCGCTGCGTGGAGGTCTGCCCGGTCGACTGCATCGTCAAAGCATAA